The DNA region ACGGCCTGGAAGACTCCTCACGTCACTCCGGCCTGAAGTTTCTCGCCGCCGTCAACGGCGCGTGCGCGGGCGGTGGCTACGAACTCGCGCTGGCCTGCGACGAGATCTATCTGATAGATGACCGCTCTTCGTCGGTGTCGTTGCCGGAAGTGCCGCTGCTCGGCGTATTGCCGGGCACGGGCGGCCTGACGCGCGTCACGGACAAGCGCAAGGTGCGTCACGATCGCGCCGATATCTTCTGCACGGTGGTGGAGGGCGTGCGCGGCGAACGCGCGAAAGCATGGCGCCTCGTGGATGAAGTCGTGAAGCCGAACCAGTTCGACCAGGCGATCCAGGCGCGTGCGCTCGAACTCGCCGGGCAGAGTGACCGTCCCGCGGACGCGCAAGGCGTGATGCTCACGCGCATCGAACGCACGGATCGCGAAGACGGCCTCACTTATAAAACGCTCGACGTGACGATCGATCGTGCGAAGCGCATTGCAACGTTCACGGCGAAGGCCCCGCAAGACGAACCGCCCGCGGGTATCGACGCGATCGTCGCAGCCGGCGCGAACTGGTGGCCGTTGCAATTCGCCCGCGAACTCGACGACGCGATCCTGTCCATGCGCACCAATGAGCTCGCGGTCGGCACGTGGGTCTTCAGGACCGAAGGCGACGCCCGTAACGTGCTCGCTGCGGACGCCTCGCTCATGCAACACAAGGACCACTGGTTCGTGCGCGAGACGATCGGCCTATTGCGCCGCGCGCTGGCGCGCATCGACGTCTCGTCGCGTTCGCTGTTCGCGCTGATCGAGCCGGGTTCGTGCTTTGCCGGGACCTTCGCGGAACTCGCCTTCGCCGCCGACCGTACGTATATGGCGGCGCTGCCGGCCAACGAAGACGAAGAGCCGGCCATCACGCTGTCCGAAGTCAACTTCGGCCTTTATCCGATGGTCACGCATCAATCGCGTCTCGCACGACGTTTTTATGAGGAAGCCGGGCCGCTCGACGCGGTGCGCGCCCTGATCGGCCAGCCGATCAAACCGGTGGAAGCCGAGCGGCTCGGCCTCGTCACCGCGTCGCCCGACGACATCGATTGGGCCGACGAAATCCGCATCGCGCTCGAAGAACGCGCCGCCATGTCGCCGGATGCCTTGACCGGACTCGAGGCGAATCTGCGCTTCAACGGCCCGGAAACGATGGAAACGCGCATCTTCGGCCGTCTGACCGCGTGGCAGAACTGGATCTTCAACCGGCCGAACGCAGTGGGCGAGAAGGGCGCGCTCAAGGTGTACGGCAAGGGCAGCAAGGCGCAATTCGACGTCTCGCGCGTTTGATTCCCCGCGAGCCGCGCCGGGTGTGCGCCTGAGCGCCATCCACGCAACGAGCGCGAGCGAGGCCGCCACTTGCCCGATCCGCGCCTCTCATCGTCACTGCAGTTTCCGAACCAGGAACCGACCATGTCAACGATCAACTACAGCGAAAAGATTCCGAACAACGTGAACCTCGCCGACGACCGGGCGCTGCAGCGCGCGCTCGAACAATGGCAGCCGAATTTCCTGGCGTGGTGGGGCGACATGGGCCCGGAAGGTTCGCACGGCTACGACGTCTATCTGCGCACCGCGGTGAGCGTCGACGCGGGCGGCTGGGCGCATTTCGATCACGTGAAGATGCCCGACTACCGCTGGGGCATTTTCCTCGCGCCCGGCGAGCAGGACCGCAAGATTCACTTCGGCGAACACAAGGGCCAAGCGGCGTGGCAGGACGTGCCCGGCGAACACCGCGCGAATCTGCGCCGCATTATCGTGACGCAAGGCGATACGGAGCCGGCCTCGGTCGAACAGCAGCGTCACCTCGGCTTGACCGCGCCTTCCCTGTACGACTTGCGCAACCTGTTCCAGGTCAACGTGGAAGAAGGCCGCCACCTGTGGGCGATGGTGTATCTGCTGCACCGTTACTTCGGCCGAGACGGCCGTGAGGAAGCCGAAGCATTGCTCGGTCGCCGTTCGGGCGACGACGACAATCCTCGCATTCTCGGCGCGTTCAATGAGAAAACGCCGGACTGGCTCGCGTTCTTCATGTTCACCTATTTCACCGATCGCGACGGCAAGTTCCAGTTGTCGGCGCTCGCCGAGTCGGGCTTCGACCCGCTCGCACGCACCACGAAGTTCATGCTGACTGAAGAAGCGCATCACATGTTCGTGGGCGAATCGGGTGTCTCGCGCGTCATCCAGCGCACCGCCAAGGTGATGAACGAACTGGGCACGGACGACGTCGCGAAGATTCGCGCGGCCGGTGTGATCGATCTGCCGACCATTCAGCGCTATCTGAACTTCCACTATTCGGTCACGATCGATCTGTTCGGCGCCGATCATTCTTCGAACGCGGCCACGTTCTATAGCTCGGGACTGAAAGGGCGCTACGAAGAAAACAAGCGCGACGACGATCATCAATTGAACGGCCAGAGCTACAAGCTGCTCGACGTGCAGGACGGCAAGCTGGTCGAGCGCGAAGTGCCGATGCTCAATGCGATGAACGAAGTGCTGCGCGACGACTACATCAAGGATTCGGTGGCTGGCGTGGCGCGCTGGAACAAGGTGCTCGAAAAGGCCGGCATCGATTTCCGCATGACGGTGCCGCATAAAGCGTTCAATCGCCATATCGGCACGTTCGCGGGTACGCGCGTCTCGCCGGACGGCCGCGTGGTCAGCGAAACCGAATGGGCCGCCAACGAGGCGAAATGGCTCGCCACGCCGGAAGACCGTGCGTACGTCGCGTCGTTGATGGGGCGCGTGAGCGAAGCCGGCAAGTTTGCCAACTGGATCGCGCCGCCTGCAATGGGCGTGAACCGTCAGCCGGTCGATTTCGAATACGTGCGCTTTAACTGAACCTGAATGCGCGGGCGGCGTGTAGCACGTTCGCGCCGCACCTCGTGGTGGAGGAAGTCATGAACGGCCCAGTGTCGATCGAAGTTCTCCGGCAGCATCTGATCGATCCGGAAATCTGCATTCGCTGCAATACGTGCGAAGAGACGTGCCCGGTCGATGCGATCACGCACGACGACAACAACTACGTGGTCAAGGCGGATATCTGCAACGGCTGCATGGCTTGCGTGCCGCCGTGTCCGACCGGCGCGATCGACAACTGGCGCACGGTGCTGAAGGCCGACGCGTATCCGATCGACGAGCAGTTCAGCTGGGACGTCCTGCCGGAACAGAACACCATGGCCGTGCCCGCTGCGCACGAACCGGGCGCGGGCGCTTCGGACGATACATCCGCGGACGCGAGCGGCATCGAAGTGGACACGGTGCGCGGCTCGGTCGTGCCGCCGTGGTCGGCCGCGAAGCCCTATGTAAATCTCTACACGCACAAGGCGCCGACTACCGGGACGGTGGTCGGCAACTACCGGCTCACCGATGGGTCGACCGACAGCGACATTCATCATATCGTGCTCGATTTCGGCTCGATGCCGTTTCCGGTGCTGGAAGGCCAGTCGATCGGCATTCTGCCTCCCGGCGCGAGCGCCGATGGCCGTACGCATCACGCGCGCCAGTATTCGATTGCGAGCCCGCGCGACGGTGAACGGCCCGGGTATAACAACCTCTCGCTGACGGTCAAGCGCGTGTCGCAGCAGCACGGCGATTCGACCGACGGCGTGTGTTCGAACTACCTGTGCGATCTGAAGAAGGGCGATGTGGTCAATGTGATCGGCCCGTTCGGCGGGACATTCCTGATGCCCAACCATCCGAACTCGCACCTGCTGATGATCTGCACGGGTACGGGTTCAGCGCCGATGCGCGCGATGACCGAGTATCGACGCCGGCGCCGTCTGAAGGGCGCAACCGGCAAGCTGATGCTGTTCTTCGGTGCGCGGACTAAAGAGGAATTGCCATACTTCGGGCCACTGACGAATCTGCCGAAGGATTTCATCGACACCAATCTGGCGTTTTCGCGCACGCCGGGGCAGCCGAAGCGCTATGTTCAGGACGCCATGCGCGAGCGCGCGGTCGACGTGGCGCAGATGCTCAGGGACGACAACACGCATATCTACGTGTGCGGGTTGAAGGGCATGGAGGATGGCGTGCTGCAGGCGCTCAAGGAGATCGGCGAGCAGCATCGACTGGATTGGGAGGCGCTGTGGGCAAAGCTCAAGCGGGAGGGGCGGCTGCATCTGGAGACGTATTGAAACGATACGCTTATGAAGGCGCTCGATAGACGTGAGTAACGAGGAACAAAGACTCCGCTGGATGTCATCGACAGACAGCGGGGTTTTCATTTTCACCTATCTCGCCGGGTCGGCGTCGTCCTCGTGCTGCGCGGGCGACACCGCCCCACACGCCCGAATCACCAACTGCACGACTTCCTCCGTCGTCGCCTCGAATGCCTTCTGCGTCAACGCACGTTTGCCTTTGAGCGCGCGTATCTGCGCGTCGAAGTCGGCATAGTGCTGGGTCGTCGCCCAGATCATGTACATCAACGTCTGCGCGTTCACCGGCGCAAGCAACCCGCGCGCGATCCAGTCGTCGATCACTTTCACCCGGCTGTCGAGCCACGGCTTCACGCGCTCCGTGAGAATGTCCTCCATGTGTTCCGCGCCGTGAATGATCTCGCTCGCCCACACTTTCGAGCCGAGCGGACGGCGCCGCGACAATTCCATTTTCGCGCGCACATAGCCGCCGATCGCCTCGACCGGGTCGTCGCTGCATTCGAACGTATCCGCCGCGCGATACCAGTCTTCGAACAGATCCTCCAGCACGCGCCGGTATAGCGCGAGCTTCGTGGGGAAGTAGTAATGCAGGTTGGCTTTCGGCAAGCCTGCACGCTCCGCGATCATCGCCGTGCTGGTGCCGTCGAGTCCGCGCTCGGCGAAAACCGCCTCGGCGCACGCCAGAAGATGCGCTTCATTCGACTCGCGAATGCGCGCCTTGCGCCGCCGCAAAGGCGCGCGTGTTTCGTCGTTTTCCGTGATGTCGGCCGCCACGTTGTCGTCTCTCATATTCGCCTTCGGCGGCATAGGTGCCGCGTCGCGCTTCATTCTAGTCGTTTGGCGCGGCGTCCACACGCGCATTCGCTAACCGCGGCAAACCTATGCTGCAATGCAATGGCACGCTTCTCGCTATGTTTCTCACCGCACGAAAGGTGTTGATTTGGCGAGTTTAATCGTCTACAACCTGTCCAACTGGACAGGATTGGGAGGGCGGGCGATACCCCAGGGTTTGCCCTCTATATAAGAGGCGATCGAACGCATCGCGCATGCACCGCCTGCGTGCGGCAACGCCCCAAAATCCGCCGCCGATGCACCAGTTTTACGTCGGTTCACCGAAAGGAGCGAGACGAATGAACGCGGTATCCGAAGCGCTGAAACACTCAGTACCCGCTACGTCGATCAAGGTCGACGGCAAGCGGCTGTGGGACAGCCTGATGACGATGGCGAAGATCGGTGCAACGCCCAAAGGCGGTGTCTGCCGTCTCGCGCTGACCGACCTCGACAAGCAAGGGCGCGATCTGATCGTCAGTTGGGCGAAGCAAGCCGGCTGTACGGTGAGTGTCGACCAGATGGGCAATGTGTTCATGCGCCGCGCCGGGCGCAATCCCGCTGCGCTGCCGGTCGTGACTGGTTCGCATGCGGACTCGCAGCCGACCGGCGGCCGTTTCGACGGCATCTACGGCGTGCTGGGCGGCCTCGAAGTGATTCGGAGTCTGAATGACCACGGCATCGAGACGGAGCATCCGGTCGAAGTGGTGATCTGGACCAACGAAGAAGGCTCGCGCTTCGCGCCGGCCATGGTGGCGTCGGGCGTATTCGCCGGCGTGTTCACGCTCGATTACGGTCTTTCGCGCAAGGATGTGGATGGCAAGACCATTGGCGAAGAACTCAAACGGATCGGCTATGCGGGCGATCTGCCGTGCGGCGGGCGGCCGCTGCACGCGGCGTTCGAATTGCATATCGAACAGGGGCCGATTCTCGAAGCCGAACAGAAAACCATCGGCGTGGTGACCGATGCGCAAGGTCAGCGCTGGTACGAAATCACGCTGACGGGACAGGAGGCGCACGCGGGACCGACGCCCATGCCGCGCCGTCGCGATGCCTTGCTCGGGGCCGCGCGCGTGGTCGATCTGGTCAATCGCATCGGTCTGGACAACGCGCCGTTCGGTTGCGCGACGGTCGGCATGATGCAGGTCTATCCGAACTCGCGCAATGTGATTCCGGGCCGCGTGTTTTTCACCGTCGACTTTCGTCATCCGGACGACGCGGTGCTCGCGAAAATGGATGCCGCGTTGCGCGAGGGCGTGGCGAACATCGCAAACGGCATCGGTCTGGAAACCGAACTGGAGCAGATTTTTTACTACGCGCCGGTGGCGTTCGACGAAGCCTGCGTGAAGTCCGTGCGCGCGGCGGCGGAGCGCTTCGGTTATCCGCATCGCAATATGGTGTCCGGTGCGGGACACGATGCCTGTTATCTGTCGCAAGTCGCGCCGACTTCGATGGTGTTCGTGCCGTGCGTGGACGGGATCAGCCACAACGAGATCGAGGACGCCACCTTCGAGTGGATCGAGGCCGGCGCCAACGTGCTGCTGCACGCCATGCTGGAGCGTGCCTGCGAGACGGTTGCATGACGACGTCATAGCGCTTTGGCGGTTGCGGTCCTTACTATCCGTTTGACCCGCTTTACCGTAGTGCCCATAAAACATGCCGCCCCGGCTGCGCGTGAAGCGCGGCTGGCGGGCACGGCTTCGTCCTCACATCGAAGAAGGAATGAGTATGGCCATCAAGCAAACCGGCGACATTGCCGCGCGGCGCCTGTCGCCCGAGCAGCTCTCGTGCGAGTTTTCCGATATCGCGCCGTTGCTCGACGCGAGCGCCGCGGCCGTGGCGGCGAGCCGCTGTCACTACTGTTACGACGCGCCGTGCGTGAACGCCTGCCCGACGCAAATCGACATTCCCAGTTTCATTCGCAAGATCAGCAACGGCAATTTGAAGGGCGCGGCCGTGGATATTCTGTCGGCCAACCCGCTGGGCGGCATGTGCTCGCGCGTCTGCCCGACGGAAATTCTTTGTGAAGGCGCTTGCGTGCGCAACCATCAGGACGCGAAGCCGGTGGCGATCGGCGCGCTGCAACGGCATGCCACGGATTGGGCGATGGCGCGCGGCGAAACGCTCTTCACGCGCGCGGCTGAAACCGGACGGCATGTCGCGGTGGTCGGCGCGGGTCCGGCGGGACTCGCCTGCGCGCACCGGCTCGCGCTCGCCGGCCATAACGTGACGATCTACGACGCTCACGAAAAAGCCGGCGGCCTGAACGAATACGGCATTGCCGCCTATAAAACCGTCGACGATTTCGCGCAGCGTGAAGTGCAATGGCTGTGCTCCGTGGGCGGCATCGAGATCAAACACGGCGTCGCGCTCGGACGCGATGTCGAACTCGACACGCTGCGCAAGCAGCACGACGCGGTATTCCTCGCGATCGGCCTCACCGGCGTGCGGGCGCTTGCAATGGAAGGCGAGGACCTCGGCGGCGTGATGAACGCGGTGGACTTCATCGAACAGGTGCGCAGCGCGAGCGACCTCGGCACGGTGCCGGTGGGCCGCCGCGTCGTCGTGATCGGCGGCGGCAATACGGCGGTGGACGCCGCCGTGCAAAGCCGCAAGCTCGGCGCGACGTCGGTGACGATGGTGTACCGGCGCGGCGCCGAAGCGATGGGCGCCACCCGGGTCGAGCGCGATTTCGCGCAGACCAGCGGCGTCACGCTGATCACGCATGCCACGCCGGTGCGCTTGATCGGCGACGGCGGCGCGGTCACGGGAGTGGAATTCGTTCGCACGTCGAATGATGGCGGCGAGGAGCGCTTCGTAGTCGAAGCCGACATGGTGCTCAAGGCGATCGGCCAGACGCTCGTGCCGGTCGGCATCGAACGGGAAGTGCTGACGTTGGACGGCAGCCGGATCGCGGTCGATGCGAATGGTCAGACCTCGCTCGCGGGCGTGTGGGCCGGCGGCGACTGCGCGGCCACCGGCGGCATCGACCTCACGGTGCAAGCGGTGCAGGACGGCAAGATCGCCGCGGCCGCTATCGATTCACAGTTCGCTCGTACTGCGGTGAAAGCCGCCTGAAGCGATTCAGGCCAAACCGAACGAAGCGTCATACCAGACAAGAACAGCAGTCCCCAAGGAGCCGAACATGGCCGATCTGCGCTGTACGATTGCCGGCATCACTTCGCCGAATCCATTCTGGCTCGCCTCCGCGCCGCCGACCGACAAAGCCTATAACGTGAACCGCGCCTTCGAGGCGGGCTGGGGCGGCGTGGTCTGGAAGACGCTCGGCCTCGACCCGCACGTGGTGAACGTCAGTTCACGCTACGGTGCGGTGCAATGGAACGGTCAGCGTATCGCGGGCCTGAACAACATCGAATTGATCACCGACCGTCCGCTCGACGTCAATCTGAAGGAAATCACGCAAGTCAAACGCGACTGGCCGGACCGCGCGATGATCGTCTCGCTCATGGTGCCGTGCAACGAACGCGACTGGAAATGGATCCTGCCGCTCGTGGAAGACACCGGCGCGGATGCGGTCGAACTGAATTTCGGTTGTCCGCATGGTATGAGCGAACGCGGTATGGGCGCGGCGGTCGGCCAGGTGCCGGAGTATGTCGAGATGGTCACGCGCTGGGTCAAGGAGGGCACGAAACTGCCGTGCCTCGTCAAACTGACGCCGAACATCAGCGACATTCGCCTGGGTTCGCGCGCGGCCTATAAAGGCGGCGCGGACGGTGTGTCGCTGATCAACACGATCAATTCGATCGTGGCGGTGGACCTCGACGCGATGTCGCCGTTGCCGATGGTCGACGGCAAAGGCACCCACGGCGGCTACTGCGGCCCGGCCGTGAAGCCGATTGCGCTGAACATGGTCGCCGAAATCGCACGCGACGTGGAAACGCCGAACCTGCCGATTTCCGGCATCGGCGGAATCTCGTCATGGCGCGACGCCGCCGAGTTCATGGTGCTCGGCGCGGGCAGCGTGCAGGTTTGCACGGCGGCGATGCACTACGGATTCCGTATCGTTTCAGACCTCGCCGACGGCCTCTCCAACTGGATGGACGAAAAAGGCTACGCGACGCTCGACGACATTCGCGGCCGCGCCGTGCCGAACGTCACCGACTGGCAATACCTGAACCTCAAATACGACATCAAGGCGCGCATCGATCAGGACAAGTGCATTCAGTGCGGCCTGTGCCATATCGCCTGCGAGGACACGGCTCACCAGGCGATCATGAAAGAAAAAGATGGCGTCCGGCATTTTGAAGTGATGGACTCCGAATGTGTCGGGTGCAATCTGTGCATGCACGTGTGTCCGGTCGAACAGTGCATCACGATGGAACGCGTGGATACCGGCGAATATGCCAACTGGACCACGCATCCGAACAATCCGGCGCGAGTGGGTGCCGAACAGGGCGCCACGGCGGACGCGGCTGAAACCGCCGAACCCGCTCATGCGCACGCGGCAAACGCCGCTTGAAACGGGACGTGCCTGAAGCAAGCTTGAACGAAACGCGGCGCTAGTACTGAACCTGTCATTCCCAAGGCCCGACGCGCCGCCAGAAGCCGCGCGGGCCTCAACGATCGAGTGGAGATCCCTAGATGAAGCAGACAGCGCAACCCGCCGACCCGCAGTTCGCGGCCGGCGTGCAGGGCAGCAGTCTTTACAACGACGACCTGGCGCCGACCGGCGTCGCGCAACGCACGTGGAAGTGGTATCACTTCGCCGCGCTGTGGGTGGGGATGGTGATGAACATCGCGTCCTACATGCTCGCGGCCGGTTTGACGGAAGAGGGTATGTCGCCGTGGCAAGCCGTATTGACCGTGCTGCTCGGCAATCTGATCGTGCTGGTGCCGATGCTGCTGATCGGCCACGCGGGCGCGAAGCATGGCATTCCCTACGCGGTGCTGGTGCGTTCCTCGTTCGGCACGCAGGGCGCCAAATTGCCG from Paraburkholderia aromaticivorans includes:
- the boxC gene encoding 2,3-epoxybenzoyl-CoA dihydrolase; amino-acid sequence: MSTAEVAVAPVDYRTDPSQYKHWKLSFNGPVATLGIDIAEDGGIRDGYKLKLNSYDLGVDIELHDAIQRIRFEHPEVKTVVLTSLKDRVFCSGANIFMLGLSTHAWKVNFCKFTNETRNGLEDSSRHSGLKFLAAVNGACAGGGYELALACDEIYLIDDRSSSVSLPEVPLLGVLPGTGGLTRVTDKRKVRHDRADIFCTVVEGVRGERAKAWRLVDEVVKPNQFDQAIQARALELAGQSDRPADAQGVMLTRIERTDREDGLTYKTLDVTIDRAKRIATFTAKAPQDEPPAGIDAIVAAGANWWPLQFARELDDAILSMRTNELAVGTWVFRTEGDARNVLAADASLMQHKDHWFVRETIGLLRRALARIDVSSRSLFALIEPGSCFAGTFAELAFAADRTYMAALPANEDEEPAITLSEVNFGLYPMVTHQSRLARRFYEEAGPLDAVRALIGQPIKPVEAERLGLVTASPDDIDWADEIRIALEERAAMSPDALTGLEANLRFNGPETMETRIFGRLTAWQNWIFNRPNAVGEKGALKVYGKGSKAQFDVSRV
- the boxB gene encoding benzoyl-CoA 2,3-epoxidase subunit BoxB encodes the protein MSTINYSEKIPNNVNLADDRALQRALEQWQPNFLAWWGDMGPEGSHGYDVYLRTAVSVDAGGWAHFDHVKMPDYRWGIFLAPGEQDRKIHFGEHKGQAAWQDVPGEHRANLRRIIVTQGDTEPASVEQQRHLGLTAPSLYDLRNLFQVNVEEGRHLWAMVYLLHRYFGRDGREEAEALLGRRSGDDDNPRILGAFNEKTPDWLAFFMFTYFTDRDGKFQLSALAESGFDPLARTTKFMLTEEAHHMFVGESGVSRVIQRTAKVMNELGTDDVAKIRAAGVIDLPTIQRYLNFHYSVTIDLFGADHSSNAATFYSSGLKGRYEENKRDDDHQLNGQSYKLLDVQDGKLVEREVPMLNAMNEVLRDDYIKDSVAGVARWNKVLEKAGIDFRMTVPHKAFNRHIGTFAGTRVSPDGRVVSETEWAANEAKWLATPEDRAYVASLMGRVSEAGKFANWIAPPAMGVNRQPVDFEYVRFN
- the boxA gene encoding benzoyl-CoA 2,3-epoxidase subunit BoxA codes for the protein MNGPVSIEVLRQHLIDPEICIRCNTCEETCPVDAITHDDNNYVVKADICNGCMACVPPCPTGAIDNWRTVLKADAYPIDEQFSWDVLPEQNTMAVPAAHEPGAGASDDTSADASGIEVDTVRGSVVPPWSAAKPYVNLYTHKAPTTGTVVGNYRLTDGSTDSDIHHIVLDFGSMPFPVLEGQSIGILPPGASADGRTHHARQYSIASPRDGERPGYNNLSLTVKRVSQQHGDSTDGVCSNYLCDLKKGDVVNVIGPFGGTFLMPNHPNSHLLMICTGTGSAPMRAMTEYRRRRRLKGATGKLMLFFGARTKEELPYFGPLTNLPKDFIDTNLAFSRTPGQPKRYVQDAMRERAVDVAQMLRDDNTHIYVCGLKGMEDGVLQALKEIGEQHRLDWEALWAKLKREGRLHLETY
- a CDS encoding TetR/AcrR family transcriptional regulator; translated protein: MKRDAAPMPPKANMRDDNVAADITENDETRAPLRRRKARIRESNEAHLLACAEAVFAERGLDGTSTAMIAERAGLPKANLHYYFPTKLALYRRVLEDLFEDWYRAADTFECSDDPVEAIGGYVRAKMELSRRRPLGSKVWASEIIHGAEHMEDILTERVKPWLDSRVKVIDDWIARGLLAPVNAQTLMYMIWATTQHYADFDAQIRALKGKRALTQKAFEATTEEVVQLVIRACGAVSPAQHEDDADPAR
- a CDS encoding Zn-dependent hydrolase; the encoded protein is MNAVSEALKHSVPATSIKVDGKRLWDSLMTMAKIGATPKGGVCRLALTDLDKQGRDLIVSWAKQAGCTVSVDQMGNVFMRRAGRNPAALPVVTGSHADSQPTGGRFDGIYGVLGGLEVIRSLNDHGIETEHPVEVVIWTNEEGSRFAPAMVASGVFAGVFTLDYGLSRKDVDGKTIGEELKRIGYAGDLPCGGRPLHAAFELHIEQGPILEAEQKTIGVVTDAQGQRWYEITLTGQEAHAGPTPMPRRRDALLGAARVVDLVNRIGLDNAPFGCATVGMMQVYPNSRNVIPGRVFFTVDFRHPDDAVLAKMDAALREGVANIANGIGLETELEQIFYYAPVAFDEACVKSVRAAAERFGYPHRNMVSGAGHDACYLSQVAPTSMVFVPCVDGISHNEIEDATFEWIEAGANVLLHAMLERACETVA
- a CDS encoding NAD(P)-dependent oxidoreductase, yielding MAIKQTGDIAARRLSPEQLSCEFSDIAPLLDASAAAVAASRCHYCYDAPCVNACPTQIDIPSFIRKISNGNLKGAAVDILSANPLGGMCSRVCPTEILCEGACVRNHQDAKPVAIGALQRHATDWAMARGETLFTRAAETGRHVAVVGAGPAGLACAHRLALAGHNVTIYDAHEKAGGLNEYGIAAYKTVDDFAQREVQWLCSVGGIEIKHGVALGRDVELDTLRKQHDAVFLAIGLTGVRALAMEGEDLGGVMNAVDFIEQVRSASDLGTVPVGRRVVVIGGGNTAVDAAVQSRKLGATSVTMVYRRGAEAMGATRVERDFAQTSGVTLITHATPVRLIGDGGAVTGVEFVRTSNDGGEERFVVEADMVLKAIGQTLVPVGIEREVLTLDGSRIAVDANGQTSLAGVWAGGDCAATGGIDLTVQAVQDGKIAAAAIDSQFARTAVKAA
- the preA gene encoding NAD-dependent dihydropyrimidine dehydrogenase subunit PreA; translated protein: MADLRCTIAGITSPNPFWLASAPPTDKAYNVNRAFEAGWGGVVWKTLGLDPHVVNVSSRYGAVQWNGQRIAGLNNIELITDRPLDVNLKEITQVKRDWPDRAMIVSLMVPCNERDWKWILPLVEDTGADAVELNFGCPHGMSERGMGAAVGQVPEYVEMVTRWVKEGTKLPCLVKLTPNISDIRLGSRAAYKGGADGVSLINTINSIVAVDLDAMSPLPMVDGKGTHGGYCGPAVKPIALNMVAEIARDVETPNLPISGIGGISSWRDAAEFMVLGAGSVQVCTAAMHYGFRIVSDLADGLSNWMDEKGYATLDDIRGRAVPNVTDWQYLNLKYDIKARIDQDKCIQCGLCHIACEDTAHQAIMKEKDGVRHFEVMDSECVGCNLCMHVCPVEQCITMERVDTGEYANWTTHPNNPARVGAEQGATADAAETAEPAHAHAANAA